The following are encoded in a window of Bacillus sp. SORGH_AS_0510 genomic DNA:
- a CDS encoding B12-binding domain-containing radical SAM protein, with translation MNVICSTLNAKFIHTNLAIRYLKAYAAPEFKIQLKEYTIKDPVINIVSDLYQSKPNVIGFSCYIWNIEETLKVVNMLKKIDPSIIIVLGGPEVSYDTMEWMEKHPEIDFIVMGEGELTFKQLLTEIGTSKDFRNVHGIAYRSEDKVVITPQKNKLDLKELPSPYRLPEDISDLGKRVTYIETSRGCPFSCQFCLSSIEVGVRYFDREKIKSDIRYLMEHGAKTIKFVDRTFNISRSYAMEMFRFLIDEHHPGTVFQFEITADIMRPEVIDFLNQEAPKGLFRFEIGVQSTNDYTNELVMRKQNFAKLTRTVTMVKEGGKIDQHLDLIAGLPEEDYSSFRKTFNDVFEMRPEELQLGFLKMLRGTGVRLRAKEQQYVYMDHSPYEILSNNVLSFDDIVRIKQVEDVLEKYWNDHRMDHTVEYLVSHVFMSPFDFFQEFGSYWDERGWSRIGHQLEDLFRRLYSFLEQKKVKSLDVVAGLMKYDYLINHKYKPRKPWWEASFEKGQRNEFYKQIIENPNILGNEFVKLNLEEKELFKHTMLDEISFNLSNYLETGEIVKQPSSLLAYFNPTINQTLIFSTK, from the coding sequence ATGAATGTAATTTGTTCGACGTTGAATGCAAAGTTCATACACACAAACCTTGCTATTCGCTATTTAAAGGCTTATGCCGCTCCCGAATTTAAGATACAGCTTAAGGAATATACAATTAAAGATCCCGTAATAAACATTGTTTCAGATCTATATCAATCAAAACCGAATGTGATTGGGTTTAGTTGTTATATTTGGAACATCGAAGAAACACTTAAAGTGGTCAATATGCTTAAAAAAATTGACCCATCTATCATTATTGTCTTGGGTGGGCCTGAGGTTAGCTATGATACGATGGAATGGATGGAAAAACATCCTGAGATAGATTTTATTGTAATGGGTGAAGGTGAACTTACCTTTAAACAATTGCTAACAGAAATTGGAACTTCAAAAGATTTCCGCAATGTTCATGGCATCGCGTACCGATCTGAAGACAAGGTTGTTATCACTCCACAAAAGAATAAGCTTGATCTCAAAGAGCTTCCATCACCATACCGCCTTCCAGAAGATATTTCTGATTTAGGTAAAAGGGTAACTTATATCGAAACTAGCAGGGGCTGTCCATTTAGCTGCCAATTTTGTCTCTCATCCATCGAGGTTGGGGTTCGATATTTTGACAGAGAAAAAATCAAGTCAGATATTAGGTATCTAATGGAGCATGGGGCAAAAACGATTAAATTTGTTGATCGCACATTTAATATCAGTCGAAGCTATGCAATGGAAATGTTCCGTTTCTTAATTGATGAACACCATCCAGGCACAGTTTTTCAATTTGAAATTACTGCAGACATCATGCGACCAGAAGTCATTGATTTTCTTAATCAGGAGGCTCCAAAGGGCTTATTTCGATTTGAAATTGGGGTTCAATCAACCAATGATTACACCAATGAGCTGGTCATGCGGAAACAAAATTTTGCCAAGCTCACTAGGACGGTAACGATGGTTAAAGAAGGCGGCAAAATAGATCAGCATCTCGATTTAATCGCTGGTCTTCCAGAAGAGGATTATTCTTCCTTCCGAAAAACTTTTAATGATGTATTCGAGATGAGACCTGAGGAATTACAATTAGGGTTCTTAAAGATGCTACGTGGGACTGGTGTGCGCTTGCGTGCAAAGGAACAACAATATGTTTATATGGACCACTCTCCATATGAAATTTTAAGCAATAATGTACTTTCCTTTGACGACATTGTAAGAATTAAACAGGTGGAAGATGTATTAGAAAAATACTGGAATGACCACAGAATGGATCACACTGTTGAATATTTGGTCAGTCATGTATTTATGTCTCCTTTTGATTTCTTTCAAGAGTTCGGCAGCTATTGGGATGAACGCGGTTGGTCAAGAATTGGTCATCAGTTAGAGGACTTATTCCGTAGGCTGTACTCATTCCTAGAACAAAAAAAGGTGAAAAGCCTTGATGTCGTGGCGGGTTTAATGAAATATGATTACTTAATCAATCACAAATACAAGCCTAGAAAACCTTGGTGGGAAGCTAGTTTTGAAAAAGGCCAACGCAACGAATTCTATAAACAAATCATTGAGAATCCTAACATCTTAGGAAATGAATTCGTCAAATTAAACCTTGAAGAAAAGGAATTATTTAAGCATACGATGCTAGATGAGATTTCATTTAATTTATCAAATTATTTAGAGACGGGAGAAATTGTGAAGCAGCCTTCAAGCTTGTTGGCATACTTTAATCCGACAATTAACCAAACCCTTATCTTTTCTACGAAATAA
- a CDS encoding DUF3905 domain-containing protein, which translates to MNDESKQTKPMLDDVAINETMPHQINAPSFEGTGIKMEDPFVNKFGVTIGDSLYASKNSPLENWSEDTDPSIMAGDEWVHPTNDIGWNTTENRELLESKRKPQAVPFMHPTKDASKGTD; encoded by the coding sequence ATGAATGACGAATCAAAACAAACTAAACCGATGTTAGATGATGTGGCAATAAATGAAACCATGCCACATCAAATCAATGCGCCAAGCTTTGAAGGAACGGGTATTAAAATGGAAGATCCCTTTGTCAATAAATTTGGTGTAACAATTGGAGACAGCTTGTATGCTTCAAAGAACTCTCCATTAGAAAATTGGTCTGAGGATACCGATCCCTCGATAATGGCTGGGGATGAATGGGTTCATCCTACAAATGATATTGGATGGAATACCACTGAGAATCGGGAGCTATTGGAAAGTAAAAGAAAACCACAAGCAGTCCCATTTATGCATCCAACTAAGGATGCTAGTAAAGGAACGGATTAA
- a CDS encoding alpha/beta-type small acid-soluble spore protein produces the protein MANSSNKLLVPGIEQYLDQVKYEIAQEFGVQLGSDTVSRANGSVGGEITKRLVQQAQAQLSGQSTK, from the coding sequence ATGGCTAATAGTAGCAATAAACTTTTAGTACCTGGAATTGAGCAATACCTCGATCAAGTTAAATATGAAATCGCTCAAGAGTTTGGCGTACAATTGGGTTCAGATACAGTTTCAAGAGCAAATGGATCAGTAGGCGGCGAAATAACTAAGAGACTTGTTCAGCAAGCCCAAGCTCAACTATCTGGACAATCTACGAAATAA
- a CDS encoding anti-sigma factor domain-containing protein — MKKGIIMEIEDGFLTLLTPEGEFLRARKQSQPYSIGEEIYFFPIESVNRSMIKRPFRVIFRLKTVWIVMAVLMVFIGTFIPMYQDDKAYAYMSIDANPSVEIGVNKKMQVVKLNGFNKAGKDIISRLKHWKNEDVSELTKVIFAEMKKGGYLKENTQVLISTVRIEEPEEKVEEKLQRKLDKIEASITKEKLELNVTTGNKKGLEEAHKQGFSYGKYYFSQEKSKQQNMDPIGKEKEKYEEKEKTTVPAQTPSVNPMSPGQSKKQNDTQSWDKGEEKGNWDRNANSPGYLKKKEENSKQNQGEYRKQSDSNWQNNGHNNSNHSNNYRQNNSNHSNNYRQNNNSSHNSNNHGNEERNNNHHDNDNIENGNNNNQLKVR; from the coding sequence ATGAAAAAAGGAATAATTATGGAAATAGAAGATGGTTTTCTAACGCTTTTAACCCCCGAAGGTGAATTTTTGCGTGCAAGAAAACAAAGCCAGCCCTATTCAATTGGAGAAGAAATTTATTTTTTTCCGATTGAAAGCGTTAATAGATCTATGATCAAAAGGCCATTTAGAGTTATATTTAGACTTAAAACCGTCTGGATCGTGATGGCTGTACTTATGGTTTTTATTGGGACGTTTATCCCTATGTACCAAGATGACAAGGCCTATGCATATATGTCCATTGACGCTAACCCAAGTGTTGAAATAGGTGTGAATAAAAAAATGCAGGTTGTGAAATTAAACGGATTCAATAAAGCAGGAAAAGATATTATATCGCGTTTAAAGCATTGGAAAAACGAAGATGTTTCAGAATTAACTAAAGTTATTTTTGCTGAGATGAAAAAGGGTGGTTACTTAAAAGAAAACACCCAAGTCCTAATTTCTACGGTTCGTATCGAGGAGCCTGAAGAAAAAGTAGAAGAAAAACTACAGCGGAAATTAGATAAGATTGAAGCCTCGATTACTAAGGAAAAGTTAGAACTAAATGTCACTACCGGTAACAAAAAGGGATTAGAAGAAGCACATAAACAAGGTTTTTCTTACGGGAAATACTATTTTTCTCAAGAAAAATCCAAACAACAGAACATGGATCCTATTGGGAAAGAAAAAGAGAAATACGAAGAAAAAGAAAAAACTACTGTTCCGGCACAAACACCATCTGTTAACCCAATGTCACCTGGACAATCAAAGAAACAAAATGATACACAGTCTTGGGATAAGGGCGAAGAAAAAGGGAATTGGGATAGAAATGCGAATTCTCCAGGATATTTAAAGAAGAAAGAGGAAAATTCGAAGCAAAACCAAGGAGAATACAGAAAACAAAGCGATTCAAATTGGCAGAATAATGGGCATAATAACTCAAATCATAGTAACAATTATCGACAGAATAACTCAAATCATAGTAACAATTATAGACAGAATAACAATAGTAGCCACAATTCCAATAATCATGGTAACGAAGAACGAAATAATAATCATCACGATAACGACAATATTGAGAATGGTAATAATAATAATCAATTAAAAGTCCGGTAA
- the sigI gene encoding RNA polymerase sigma factor SigI has translation MLSLLFMAKKKKRTLEEMVVQIQKGDQFLLNEVIDSYKPFIAKTVSSVCRRYIYETDDEFSIGLIAFNEAIEKYSPERGSSLLSFSEIIIKRRVIDYIRKQSKNQHISIDLTNSVQEEETAGTIIVNELSLDDYHKKNDDQLRKDEIIHFQALLTTFDLSFSDLVENSPKHADARKNAILTAKMLVTDQELKDFLFEKKRLPIKQLEKMVNVSRKTIERNRKYIIAISLILSSDYVYMKDYIKGVLDT, from the coding sequence ATGCTAAGTTTATTGTTTATGGCTAAAAAGAAAAAAAGAACTTTGGAAGAAATGGTCGTTCAAATTCAAAAGGGTGATCAATTCTTATTAAACGAAGTCATTGATTCCTACAAGCCTTTTATTGCAAAAACTGTATCTTCCGTATGTAGGAGATACATCTATGAAACCGATGATGAATTTAGCATAGGGCTTATAGCATTTAATGAAGCAATTGAAAAATATTCTCCAGAACGTGGAAGCTCTTTGTTGAGTTTTTCAGAGATCATCATAAAACGAAGAGTAATTGACTATATTCGTAAACAATCCAAAAATCAACATATTAGTATCGATTTAACTAATTCTGTACAAGAAGAAGAAACAGCAGGAACAATCATTGTAAATGAGCTTTCTCTCGACGATTATCATAAAAAGAATGATGACCAATTAAGGAAAGATGAGATCATACATTTTCAAGCCTTATTAACCACTTTTGATTTGAGCTTTAGTGATCTTGTTGAAAATTCACCAAAGCATGCAGATGCCAGAAAGAATGCAATACTGACGGCAAAGATGTTAGTGACTGATCAAGAACTAAAGGATTTCTTATTTGAAAAAAAGCGACTGCCAATTAAGCAACTTGAAAAAATGGTGAATGTTAGTAGAAAAACAATTGAACGAAATAGAAAATATATTATTGCCATTTCACTGATTTTATCAAGTGATTACGTTTATATGAAGGATTATATCAAGGGGGTGCTAGATACATGA
- a CDS encoding peptide chain release factor 3, translating into MGNNFKEEVLSRRTFAIISHPDAGKTTLTEKLLLFGGAIRDAGTVKAKKTGKFATSDWMEIEKQRGISVTSSVMQFDYDGFRVNILDTPGHQDFSEDTYRTLMAVDSAVMIVDSAKGIEEQTLKLFKVCRMRGIPIFTFMNKLDRQGKAPLELLAELEEVLGIESYPMNWPIGMGKEFLGIYDRFNNRVEQFRVSDDERFIPLNDEGEITGDHPLKSSGLYDQTLDEIMLLNEAGNEFSAEKIAAGALTPVFFGSALTNFGVQTFLESYLQFAPPPKARNSSVGEIDPLAEQFSGFVFKIQANMNPAHRDRIAFVRVCSGKFERGMTVNIPRLGKQLKLSQSTSFMAEERNTVDEAVSGDIIGLYDTGTYQIGDTLTTGKDNFQYERLPQFTPELYVRVSAKNVMKQKSFYKGIQQLVQEGAIQLFKTVRMEEYLLGAVGQLQFEVFEHRMRNEYNAEVLMERVGSKIARWVEGEVDENLSSARSMLVKDRYDHYVFLFENEFALRWFQEKNPTVKLYNPMDQHE; encoded by the coding sequence ATGGGTAACAATTTTAAAGAAGAAGTATTGTCGCGCCGGACATTTGCGATTATTTCCCACCCGGATGCCGGAAAAACGACACTAACGGAGAAATTATTATTATTTGGTGGAGCCATTCGTGATGCAGGGACTGTAAAAGCGAAGAAGACAGGTAAGTTTGCAACGAGTGACTGGATGGAGATTGAAAAGCAACGTGGAATTTCCGTAACCTCCAGTGTGATGCAGTTTGATTATGATGGATTCCGAGTTAATATTCTGGATACACCTGGTCACCAGGATTTCAGTGAAGATACTTACAGAACTTTAATGGCTGTTGACAGTGCAGTGATGATTGTGGACTCTGCTAAGGGAATTGAGGAACAAACACTCAAGCTTTTCAAAGTATGTCGTATGCGCGGTATTCCTATTTTTACATTTATGAATAAGTTAGATCGTCAAGGTAAAGCCCCCCTAGAGCTACTTGCAGAGCTAGAAGAGGTGTTAGGAATTGAATCCTATCCTATGAATTGGCCAATTGGAATGGGGAAAGAATTCCTTGGTATCTATGACCGATTCAACAATCGAGTGGAACAGTTCCGTGTGAGTGATGATGAGCGATTTATCCCATTAAATGATGAGGGGGAAATTACTGGTGATCATCCGTTAAAATCATCTGGACTTTACGATCAAACATTGGATGAAATCATGCTACTAAATGAAGCTGGTAATGAATTCTCAGCTGAGAAAATTGCTGCGGGTGCACTTACCCCTGTATTCTTTGGAAGTGCCTTAACAAACTTTGGGGTACAGACTTTCCTTGAATCCTACCTGCAATTTGCTCCGCCACCGAAAGCACGTAATTCTTCAGTTGGAGAAATTGATCCATTAGCAGAACAATTTTCAGGATTTGTATTCAAGATTCAAGCTAACATGAACCCTGCACATCGTGATCGAATTGCCTTTGTTCGTGTATGCTCAGGTAAGTTTGAAAGAGGAATGACTGTCAATATCCCACGACTAGGGAAACAGCTCAAGCTTTCTCAATCTACTTCCTTTATGGCTGAAGAAAGAAATACAGTGGATGAGGCAGTTAGTGGAGATATCATTGGATTGTATGACACGGGGACATATCAAATTGGAGATACACTGACAACTGGTAAAGATAATTTCCAATATGAAAGATTGCCGCAGTTTACACCTGAATTGTATGTGAGGGTTTCTGCGAAAAACGTAATGAAGCAAAAATCATTTTATAAAGGTATTCAGCAGCTTGTTCAAGAAGGAGCGATTCAGCTCTTTAAGACTGTTAGGATGGAAGAATACCTCCTAGGCGCTGTAGGTCAATTGCAATTTGAAGTTTTTGAACATCGAATGAGAAATGAATATAACGCAGAAGTTTTAATGGAACGAGTGGGTTCTAAGATTGCCCGTTGGGTGGAAGGTGAAGTTGACGAGAATTTATCGAGTGCTCGTAGCATGCTGGTAAAAGATCGTTACGACCATTATGTATTTTTATTTGAAAATGAATTCGCCCTTAGATGGTTCCAGGAGAAAAATCCAACAGTTAAACTATATAATCCAATGGATCAGCACGAATAG
- a CDS encoding AAA family ATPase: MNRSKKIVSKLIPLVTALLIIISGIIWFIQSTNSQTTIPFSSVEETIKAQKGKPVNLTEQPDGSLYIKAGNEEYVSHVPPNSQMVDKLIEKYNIEYSYTTSSRYGKWVMLGVILLFTGAAITLQKNKGGFGLRNSMKSSVAKSRPLPTISLKDVGGLGEEMKEEILQTLSTLKEPERALKLGIKPPKGILLYGPPGTGKTLLAQAIARELNASFFSSSGSAFNELFVGVGASRVRSLFQAARKQAPAVIFIDEVDALAGRRKAHGGEEAEKTLTELLVQLDGGHINDGILFVAATNRKDMLDEAFLRPGRIDFSFHVPLPDTRGRKEIIEIHTRGKSLAEDVYASLDDLAESTSGFSGAELQSLFETASRRAVRNNQEVIKRQDLDYALDRTILGSTSRSLKDQATKRRVAIHEAGHAIVASLTKPGSVRKATIIPRGEALGYVAPIPQELHLSTHSDLLDRVAMVLAGGVAERLLLGEHSIGVSGDVQQAKQLIEQMVDTGLLEDGFTLTFNKTDREAKMQELFAKGLEKAETLIQTHYDQYQQLVDALLKKETLEGSEVEAIVWNSTKSITEELVLA; this comes from the coding sequence ATGAACCGAAGTAAAAAAATAGTTTCAAAGCTTATTCCGCTAGTGACAGCGTTATTAATTATCATCTCTGGCATCATTTGGTTTATTCAATCGACTAATAGCCAAACGACAATCCCTTTCTCTTCCGTAGAAGAAACAATAAAAGCACAAAAGGGAAAACCCGTTAACTTAACCGAACAACCAGACGGTAGTTTATATATAAAAGCAGGAAATGAAGAGTACGTATCCCATGTACCACCTAACAGTCAAATGGTGGATAAGCTGATAGAAAAATACAATATTGAATATTCTTATACCACTAGCAGCCGATATGGAAAATGGGTAATGCTAGGTGTTATTTTACTATTTACCGGGGCAGCTATTACATTGCAAAAAAATAAAGGTGGTTTCGGCCTTCGTAACTCGATGAAAAGCAGTGTGGCTAAATCTCGTCCATTGCCTACTATTTCATTAAAAGATGTAGGTGGGCTTGGTGAAGAAATGAAAGAGGAAATACTGCAAACACTTTCTACGTTAAAGGAACCTGAACGGGCATTAAAATTAGGTATTAAACCTCCAAAAGGTATCCTACTTTACGGACCTCCTGGGACTGGTAAAACATTATTAGCACAAGCAATTGCTCGTGAACTGAATGCATCCTTTTTCTCTTCAAGTGGATCTGCCTTTAATGAACTTTTTGTTGGAGTTGGTGCGAGTCGAGTTCGCTCCCTGTTCCAAGCAGCTAGAAAACAGGCACCAGCAGTAATATTCATAGATGAAGTGGATGCTTTAGCCGGAAGACGTAAAGCTCATGGTGGTGAAGAAGCAGAAAAAACTCTAACGGAACTACTTGTACAGCTTGACGGAGGCCATATAAATGATGGGATCTTATTTGTTGCTGCAACAAATAGAAAAGATATGTTAGATGAAGCCTTTCTTCGTCCCGGAAGAATAGATTTTTCTTTCCATGTACCACTACCAGATACAAGAGGAAGAAAAGAAATTATTGAAATCCATACTAGAGGGAAATCACTAGCTGAGGATGTTTATGCTTCTTTAGATGATTTAGCAGAAAGTACATCAGGCTTCTCGGGAGCAGAATTACAATCCCTCTTTGAAACCGCAAGCAGACGTGCGGTTCGAAACAATCAGGAAGTCATCAAAAGACAAGACCTTGATTATGCATTAGATCGAACCATTTTAGGAAGTACGTCTCGTTCCTTAAAGGATCAAGCAACCAAACGGAGAGTTGCGATACACGAGGCTGGACATGCAATAGTCGCATCCTTAACAAAGCCTGGTTCTGTTAGAAAAGCAACAATTATCCCACGTGGAGAAGCTCTTGGTTATGTTGCACCTATCCCCCAAGAGCTCCATTTGTCCACACATTCGGATTTACTTGACCGTGTAGCCATGGTGTTAGCAGGCGGAGTAGCAGAACGGTTGTTATTAGGCGAACATAGCATCGGCGTTAGCGGTGATGTACAGCAGGCAAAACAACTAATTGAACAAATGGTTGATACTGGCTTACTCGAAGATGGTTTTACTTTGACTTTTAATAAAACTGACAGAGAAGCTAAAATGCAGGAGCTATTTGCAAAAGGCTTAGAAAAAGCAGAAACTCTGATTCAAACTCATTATGATCAGTATCAGCAATTAGTTGATGCATTATTAAAGAAAGAAACACTAGAAGGTTCCGAAGTAGAAGCCATTGTTTGGAACTCCACGAAATCAATAACTGAAGAACTTGTATTAGCCTAA
- a CDS encoding YkvA family protein, with the protein MCYVVNYRELQIRDVKGLLGKKFLIEKEQKVYNKEASNYIDNPKKISGLLNKAITKANLRYKGLGEAREKLQLLFDLIKAYSKGEYKDVSKSTIITVIGAILYFVSPFDFVPDFVIGLGIIDDAAVIGYTVKKIAGELEAFQQWKNPKAINKTPLE; encoded by the coding sequence ATGTGTTACGTGGTAAACTATAGGGAACTTCAAATAAGGGATGTGAAAGGGTTGTTAGGTAAAAAGTTCCTAATTGAAAAAGAACAGAAAGTATACAATAAGGAAGCAAGTAATTACATCGACAATCCGAAAAAAATTTCAGGATTGCTGAATAAGGCCATAACCAAAGCAAATTTGCGGTATAAGGGCCTAGGGGAAGCACGCGAAAAACTGCAGTTATTATTTGACTTGATAAAAGCTTACTCTAAAGGTGAATATAAAGATGTTTCCAAAAGTACAATTATTACGGTTATTGGAGCCATTCTCTATTTTGTATCTCCATTTGATTTCGTTCCTGATTTTGTGATCGGACTTGGGATTATCGACGATGCAGCCGTGATTGGCTATACCGTTAAAAAGATAGCTGGGGAGCTAGAAGCATTCCAGCAATGGAAAAATCCAAAAGCAATAAATAAAACCCCGCTTGAATAA
- a CDS encoding cell wall hydrolase has protein sequence MKRMISFLLSVVVFFILLNYANVPLTVDAKNIDPTKVHKVTKRETLREISVQYGNSKDELKKMKITEKEKDLLARLVTAEAKGEPYQGKVAVAAVVLNRVDNEQFPDSIQQVIYQDKQFQPVDNGMINKPAGEEAKKAVEEAIEKDGKVTKALYFFNPDQTDSKWLRTRPVTEEIGNHRFAS, from the coding sequence ATGAAACGAATGATTTCTTTTTTATTATCTGTCGTTGTCTTCTTCATCCTGCTGAATTATGCTAATGTACCTCTAACCGTAGATGCTAAAAATATAGATCCTACTAAGGTTCATAAAGTGACAAAACGTGAAACACTAAGAGAAATCTCTGTACAATACGGTAATTCCAAAGATGAATTAAAAAAAATGAAAATTACGGAGAAAGAAAAGGACTTGTTAGCTAGGTTAGTAACAGCTGAAGCAAAGGGAGAACCTTATCAAGGTAAGGTTGCTGTCGCTGCGGTTGTGCTTAACCGAGTAGATAATGAACAATTTCCAGATTCTATTCAGCAGGTCATCTATCAAGATAAACAATTTCAACCGGTTGACAATGGCATGATTAATAAACCGGCAGGTGAGGAAGCTAAAAAAGCTGTAGAAGAAGCGATTGAGAAGGATGGAAAAGTGACTAAAGCTCTTTATTTTTTTAATCCAGATCAAACAGACAGTAAATGGCTTCGTACAAGACCGGTTACGGAAGAAATAGGCAACCATCGATTTGCCAGTTAA
- a CDS encoding YjcZ family sporulation protein: protein MFGGYGYGGGCCGYGGYGYGGCGFGGGFALIVVLFILLIIVGAACFRW, encoded by the coding sequence ATGTTTGGTGGATATGGTTATGGTGGAGGTTGCTGTGGCTACGGTGGTTACGGATATGGAGGTTGCGGTTTTGGCGGTGGATTCGCTTTAATCGTTGTATTATTCATTCTTTTAATTATCGTAGGTGCAGCTTGCTTTAGATGGTAG
- a CDS encoding YjcZ family sporulation protein, with protein MSGAVGGYGGGFALLVVLFILLIIIGASWGCGFY; from the coding sequence ATGTCTGGTGCAGTAGGTGGCTATGGCGGCGGATTTGCCCTACTAGTCGTTTTATTTATTTTGTTAATCATTATCGGAGCTTCTTGGGGTTGCGGATTCTATTAA
- a CDS encoding glycerophosphodiester phosphodiesterase family protein yields the protein MRSFATIIILIFMVAYRIGKKLSKGGKGQSLIKIGHRGAAAYCPENTYASFNKALELGVDYLELDIQMTRDGEIVVIHDPTVNRTTNAKGRVKDFTLKEIQKLDAGSWFHPTFSNERIPSFSDFLDTYAGKVGLLIELKKPSLYPGIEEKVANELLKRGLATGEEDQIIVQSFDQSAMKNFHHLLPKVPIGILVKKAALNGLSHKELSSYSNYATYVNPKLTMVNKKLIRKIHHYGFKTMIWTVNRNSDIRRLKHFSVDGMISDYPDLLSNKKDSSPY from the coding sequence TTGAGATCATTTGCAACCATTATAATTTTAATTTTTATGGTCGCTTATCGAATCGGAAAAAAATTATCCAAGGGTGGGAAAGGTCAATCGCTGATTAAAATTGGCCACCGGGGAGCAGCCGCATATTGTCCAGAAAATACTTATGCTTCTTTTAATAAAGCATTAGAATTAGGGGTAGATTATCTTGAACTCGACATTCAGATGACAAGAGATGGGGAAATTGTTGTAATCCATGATCCAACGGTTAATCGAACCACAAATGCAAAGGGAAGAGTGAAGGATTTTACCTTAAAAGAAATACAAAAACTCGATGCAGGCAGTTGGTTCCATCCTACATTCTCAAACGAAAGAATCCCTTCATTTTCTGATTTCCTCGATACGTATGCTGGTAAAGTGGGATTATTAATTGAATTAAAAAAGCCCTCTTTGTATCCAGGCATTGAAGAAAAGGTTGCCAATGAACTATTGAAGAGAGGACTTGCTACAGGGGAAGAAGATCAAATTATTGTTCAATCCTTTGATCAAAGTGCAATGAAAAACTTCCATCACCTCCTTCCAAAAGTACCAATTGGCATTTTAGTAAAGAAGGCAGCATTGAACGGTTTGTCACATAAAGAACTTTCATCCTACTCAAATTACGCTACCTATGTAAATCCAAAATTGACAATGGTTAATAAAAAGCTCATCCGAAAAATTCACCATTATGGTTTTAAAACCATGATTTGGACAGTGAATCGAAATAGTGATATTCGCCGGTTAAAGCATTTCTCTGTAGACGGAATGATAAGTGACTATCCAGATTTGCTGTCCAATAAAAAAGACAGCTCACCTTATTAG
- a CDS encoding undecaprenyl-diphosphate phosphatase: MELLLYIKAIILGLVEGATEFAPVSSTGHMIIVDDLWLKSEKFLTQHGANTFKVVIQLGSILAVVVTFWERFFDLLGLGRFRKGHEKKESRLKLTHVIVGLIPAGVLGVLFNDYIDDHLFSTATVLIGLVIGAVFMILADLIGPKNPKAQTVDQISYGQAMAVGLFQCFSLWPGFSRSGSTISGGVLMGMSHRAAADFTFIMAVPIMAGASLLSLLKNWQYMTLDALPFFIAGFISAFIFALLSIRFFLKLINKIKLMPFALYRIVLAIVIYLVVFL; the protein is encoded by the coding sequence ATGGAATTACTTTTGTATATTAAAGCTATTATTCTTGGTCTAGTGGAAGGTGCTACAGAATTCGCACCTGTTTCTTCAACCGGACACATGATCATTGTTGACGATTTATGGCTTAAATCTGAAAAATTTCTAACACAACATGGAGCCAATACCTTTAAGGTGGTTATTCAGCTTGGATCTATTCTTGCAGTTGTTGTTACCTTTTGGGAACGTTTTTTTGACTTGTTGGGATTAGGCAGATTTAGAAAAGGACATGAAAAGAAAGAAAGTCGTCTTAAATTAACCCATGTAATAGTAGGATTAATCCCCGCTGGAGTTTTAGGTGTACTCTTTAACGATTATATTGATGATCATTTATTTTCCACGGCTACTGTATTAATTGGGTTAGTTATTGGTGCAGTGTTTATGATTCTTGCTGATTTAATTGGACCTAAGAATCCTAAAGCACAAACAGTTGATCAAATATCTTATGGACAAGCTATGGCTGTTGGGTTATTTCAATGCTTCTCGCTTTGGCCAGGGTTTTCCCGTTCAGGTTCAACCATCTCAGGCGGTGTATTAATGGGAATGAGCCACCGAGCAGCAGCTGATTTTACCTTTATTATGGCTGTACCGATTATGGCTGGGGCAAGTTTGCTTTCGTTGTTAAAGAACTGGCAATACATGACTTTGGATGCTCTTCCGTTCTTTATTGCTGGATTCATTAGTGCTTTTATTTTTGCGTTATTATCGATTCGCTTTTTCTTAAAACTGATCAATAAAATTAAGTTAATGCCGTTTGCTTTGTATCGCATTGTACTTGCTATAGTTATCTATCTAGTAGTTTTCCTATAA